TAAAACAGGTTGGAGATACACAAATCCTCATCCCGAAGCCGCCGAAGAAGAAAGACTCGCGACATCAGCGCCAGAAGGCCCGGCAACGCTTCCGCCGTCGAGCAGGCATCGAGCCGGTGATCGGCCATCTCAAGCACGACCACCGCATGGCGCGGAGCTACCTCAAGGGCGCGGTCGGGGACACCATCAATCTGTTCATGGCATGTGCGGCGTTCAATCTCAGAAAGCTGATGCGGAAGCTGGGAAGTCTTTTTGCGCTCCTGGCGTTTCTGCTCCTCGGAGGAGGCGCGAACCAGAGACCGGCGGCAAGCATCACATAGGCGCTAAAACGGTTTTTTCAGGCTCGACTAATGATGGTCTGTTCGTTTTCGTCTTGGCAGGTTAAGTCCCAGCCGTTCCCTTCGCATCGATCGCCTTCGAAATAGACGGCATGCCGTATAAGCGCCACAGGGGAACCGGCTCGGAATTCGTATCGTCTGAGTCCGCCAAGAGAACCTTCCGGGGCGTTTCCATAACTTTCACGGACTTGTTACCGCTGTTGCCAGGTCTCCTTTTTTCACGGTGACGTCTCGAAGATTGACATGTCCATACTCCTGACCATTGACGGCAATTGTTGTCGCTCCGCCCATAATCACCGAGCCGCTGTTCGATATCTGAATGGAAGAGAAGAGGCCTGTGTACCCGTCACCGATGCGGAAGGATGCCGCCCCAGTGTTGACGGTAATGCCGGAAGCGTCTTGGCTGACTGTAATCGTGTTTGATAAGGCTGAAGGCGAACATGTCGAATCATTGAAAAAGAGACGATACGTCGTCGTTTGATTGGCTGAGACCGTGGCAGGGAAACTGGCTAAGAGCCATTGGATTGGCGCCGTTGAGACAGATTTTCCGGCGTTGTATCTGCCTAGCACATCCAATTGTGACGCAACGGCCGTTCTATTTTCGATGCGAACACATGCGTGGTCGAGATTCGTGAGATTCAGCTCCACCGGGGGAGGGATGCCAGATCGAACAATCTCAGCATTTCGACTGGCTCCAGCCGTTTCTTTTACCTGAAGATCAAGAGAAGATGTCGCTGAGATGGCGGGGTGGGTGGTCATCGACATCAGCGCTGGAACGAAAAGGCAAATCCAGTGAATGTAGGATTTCATATCACCCTCTCGCAATGTCGGTATATGCATGCTCCATAACACTGAAGACCGTGATGCCAATATGATGAATTATCGAATTCAATGGGCAAACAAAAACCGCTATCCGGTAGGGACCGAATAGCGGAGAAAAGAGGCGTGATGACGTCCGCTACAATCAACGGTTGGGGAGATGATCTCTCCCCAAATCGTTGAGTAAGATTGAACGCAGTCTTTCGATTTTTTATGCCATGCCAAGAAACTGCATCATATTAAGCAGGAACCCGTCACCGTCTTCGCTGCCACCGACGAGGAAGAGCCCGTCGTGTGACCAATTGAGGCAACTGATTTTATCGCCGTCGAGAATGGTCATGGGGGTAGCCGTTTGTTTATTCATGTCTGCCAGCATGACAACACCACCGGTGAATCCTCCTACGGCCAGGGGGAATTTGGGGTGTGGGGCGATGGCGGTCATCAGCGCTTCTTCGATGGGTGAGAAGACAACGGCATCGTCGCTCTGTCCACGAGGGAGTACCCAGGCCACAAACGCTTGTTCGGCATCGGTAAGGAGCAATGATTCATCGGCTGTGAAACCGAGGCTGGTCACTTTGTTGGGATAGCCGGTGAGACCGAACTGCTTCGAGGTCTCGAAGTCGAGGCCATAAAGCGTTTTATCCTGGGTGGCACAAACAAGATAGCGGCCGCCGGGAGAAAATGCGGTGAATTGGTTTGATCCTGGCCACTCCAAGGTTTTGGGGTCGGAAAAACCATCTTCGAGCTTCCAAAGGGACATACCGCCGTGATGCGCACAGGCAACAATGGTCCCCCCCGGAGCGACGGCTAATCCTGTCACGGTCCCGGGATGCGGGCCGAGCTTTTCCGGGGCTTCATCGGCATCGTCGGCAAATAAGTAGACATCGTTTCCGGCTCCGGCTGCCATGAGTGGGCCTCGGGTGGCCACAGCAATCGGTTCAATCCATTTACCCGGAATGGAGAGTAGTTCGAGAACCTCTCCGGAGTCTGTGATTTTGAGGAACCGGCCGTCATCCGTGCCGGCAATGAATCCGCTTTTGGGTGCAGCGGCAAATGACAGAATGCCGCAATCTTCGCCGAGAGAGACGATGTTCGGTGTTTCCGGGGTGCGCGGATCAACCAAAGCAACACGCCCGTCACCTAATCCAAAACCGGCCATAGGAGATGACTTGGACACGGCGGCGCCGGTGACAAAAGCATCAAAGGAAAACGTCGTCAGGCCTGGAGTGCTGTCGTTGTCGTATTCACTCATGCGTTTGCCTCCACGGGATTGGTGCATGCGGTAAAGGCGGCAGTCAATGCGTCTTTGTCGAGGCCGCGACCAATGAAAACGACCCGGCTGCCTCGTGGTTCCTCTTCTTTCCAGGGGGCGCCGTAACTCATTTCTGCAAGCATATGGACTCCTTGAAAGACGAAACGGAGGTCAGAGTCGGCAATTTCAAGAATGCCCTTACTGCGCAGGATATCTTGTCCTTGTTCCTCAAGAACTTTTCCGATGAATTGCTGGAACGCGTCAAGATCAACCGCTCCGGGTACGGAGAGAGAGATACTTTTGAGATCGTCCCCGTGGTCGTGAACATGGCCATCGGGCATCAGGAAAAATGGATCGTTCGCCATGACTTTTGTGATGTCGAAGGCATCTTTGTCGAGAAGCGAAGCAATGGGAGCGTCACAACGCGTGGTGGTGATGATTTCGGCTCCAGGATTGATGGAGCGTATGTTGTCCAGACAGGTCTGCAATGTCTCGTCATCAATTAAGTCTATTTTGTTGACAAGCACGACATTGGCGTAAACGACTTGCCGAACAACTTCCTTGCAGCGTTTGGACTGGTCGGAGAAGTGGTGTGCATCAACGACGGTGACAATGGCGTCGAGTTTGGTGCGCTCGCGTGTTTCATCATCCATATAAAACGTCTGAATGACAGGAGCCGGTTCAGCCAAGCCGGTTGTTTCAACCAGGATTCCGTCAAATCTCCCCCGGCGTTTAATCAGTCCGTTGACGATGCGAATCAAGTCGCCACGTACGTTGCAGCATACGCAGCCATTATTCATTTCGTAAATTTCTTCCTGTGCGTCGACAACCAATCCGGCATCAATGCCGAGTTCGCCGAATTCGTTGACGATGACGGCGAATCGGCGTCCGTGGTTTTCGCTGAGGATTCGATTCAGCAATGTTGTTTTGCCGGCACCAAGGTAGCCGGTCAATACGGTGACGGGAATCTGGGACATGGACTCTCCTTAGAATAAAGCCCGAGAATGCGGGCGAGGATGCTGTGAAAAGGCGTTGGCTAGCCTTCCGGTTCGAGTTTGTCAAACAGTTGAATATGTCCGTGATAGTGCGACGTTGTTTCGAGAAAGGGAAGAGCGGACAAGAAGGCAAGAATACCTCTATCGGAAGATTATATCTTTGGGAAAAAAAGCGCAAACGTATGGCAAGATTCTAATCCCAGGGATAGACATTCCCTATAACAACCTGTAATGAGCAACCGCGAAACACTAGTGTTTGGACAATCAAATTTTCCTGCATCACACCGAAATATCAGGCCGGGGGAGCGCCGGCCGGTGTGCTGAACTGCTAGTCTGGAAATTCCGGATTGCGCCGACCTGGGCAGCAACCTTCGGTATCGTGCAGGGGAAGTCGTTTGGAGAACGCACTCTTTGGATGACGAAGTGATCCATGACATAGGCAAGGAGAAAACCATGTTGGACGTGTCCAAATGGGACTGGCAGCCCGGAGAGCGGCAGATCGCCGAACCCGGAGCCTGGTCCGAGAAGTTTGAATGGGTCGAGGAACTCACCGCATCCCCCGATGGTGAAAAAATCGCGGCCGTTGTACGCACCGAGGACGCCGAGTCCACAGTCTGCGTGAACGGAGAAGCCTGGGAAGAAACCTTTGAGCGCGTTTGGGGTTTGAAATTCAGCCCTGATGGCCGTTTGGCTGGATTGTGCCAGACCATGGGCGAATGGACCATGGGCGTTGATGGCGAAACGTGGTCTGAAAACTATGCGTACATTTGGGCGACCAAGTTTGGGCCGCAAGGCTCCATTGCCGCTGCTGTTCAACAGGACGGCGAGTACGGGATGGGCGTTGAGGGCGAGCTGTGGGAAACCATGTACGAAAATGCCAACGATTTCACTTTGGCCCCGAACGGCAAGTCCACTTGTGCCGTTGTTCAGGTCAAATCACTCGGGCAGGCCGATGTTGAAGGCTTTCTGGCTGGCGTCTTTTCCGTCGCCATCAATGGCGTTGCTTGGGACCGCACGTTTGTGAACTGCTGGACCCCGGTGTTTGATGCCAATTCCACAAAAGTTGCCTGCCAGGTTCGTTTAACACCGTTTGATTACACCATCGCGGTGGACGGTGAACCGTGGTCCAAAACGTTTGGCTGTGTGTGGGACCCGTTGTTCAACCCGGCTGATGGCTCAGTTCTCGCCCCGGTCCGTCAGGGTGGCAAGTGGGGTCTCGCGAAGAATGGCGATATCCTGTGGCAGCCGGCTTACTTCCAGCTCTGGCACACCCAGGCGAGCATGTCCGGTGATATCTACGCTATCGGTGCTCCTGTGTACGGTGAATTCACAGTCATCGCCAATGACAAAGCATGGAACGATTTGTTCCCCGCAGTGATCGATCTTGCCGTGAGCCCGGATGGAAAGCGCGCATCGGCTATCGGGAAAAAAGACTACGACTACAGCTTGGTTGTCGACGATGCCATCGTGGCCGGTCCGTACCCCATGATTTGGAAAGCCGTGTTCAGCCCTGATTCCAAACACTACGCGTCGAAGATCGAGTTGCCCGGCAAGAAGTTCACCTACTTTGTTGACGGCAAGTTATACGGCCGCACCTTTGATCAGGTGTTCGATCCGGTGTTTAGCCCCGACTCCGGGAAAGTCCTCATCCGAGGCGTTGACGGCGGCACCTACGTCCGAATCGTCGTCCCTGTCAACGAATTCTAGGTGGGAGGAAGACCGATATGAACGCTATTTACGATTTCGTTTCCGGCCCCCTGTGCTGGATCGCCTTTATCGTCTTCATTGGCGGCAGCGCTTGGCGGTTGTATTCCATGTACAATGAGGCCAAGAAAAAAGATGTGAACTCTTTGGCGTATATGGATAAACATTACGCCCTGCGCTCCATCTTGAACTGGCTTATCCCGTTTCGGGCTTTGGGTTGGAAAGAAAATCCCGGCATGACCGTCGCGACGTTTCTCTTCCACATTTGTCTGATTTTGACCCCGCTTTTTCTTCTTGGGCACATCGTGCTTTTGGAACAAAATCTGGGTATTTCCTATCCGGCGCTGCCAGACGGTCTGGCCGATTTCATGACGATTATCGTCATTGCTGCCTGCGTGTATTTTTACTGGCGTCGTAAGTCCCAACCCGACGTGAAGTTCTTGACTACGCGCAAAGACTGGTTCGCTCTGTGCGTTGCCTTTTTGCCGTTCTTTACGGGTTTTCTTGCCTACCACGGCATCGGTGGTGACAAGTTTATGACTATTCTTCATATACTGGCCGGCGAACTCATGCTGGTCGCCATACCGTTCACCCGTTTGAGCCACATGATCTTTGGACTGTTCAGCCGTGCCTACATGGGTTCCGAGTTCGGTGGCATCCGGCGCGTCCAAGACTGGTAAACGAGCACAGGGAGACAGCATCATGAAATTCGACCGCAAAGTTGAAGATGCGGGGTTGATGCGCGGCGTTGCCGCCTTGACCCCGGACAAAATAGAAAAGACGATTAAAGCCGTTCTTGACGGTGAAACCGGGGCTAAACTGAAAATGTACGCAGAAACCTGCGTACGTTGCGGAATGTGCTCGCAGGCCTGTCATTTCTATGTTTCGCATGACAATGATCCGACCTATTCTCCGGCCGGCAAGGTCCATCAGACCATGAGCCGCATTCTGGAGACCAAGGGCCGACTCGATCCTGAAGAAATCTATAAGATCGCTCAGATCGCCTACACAGAATGTAACCTGTGCAAACGGTGT
Above is a genomic segment from Desulfovibrio inopinatus DSM 10711 containing:
- a CDS encoding CobW family GTP-binding protein produces the protein MSQIPVTVLTGYLGAGKTTLLNRILSENHGRRFAVIVNEFGELGIDAGLVVDAQEEIYEMNNGCVCCNVRGDLIRIVNGLIKRRGRFDGILVETTGLAEPAPVIQTFYMDDETRERTKLDAIVTVVDAHHFSDQSKRCKEVVRQVVYANVVLVNKIDLIDDETLQTCLDNIRSINPGAEIITTTRCDAPIASLLDKDAFDITKVMANDPFFLMPDGHVHDHGDDLKSISLSVPGAVDLDAFQQFIGKVLEEQGQDILRSKGILEIADSDLRFVFQGVHMLAEMSYGAPWKEEEPRGSRVVFIGRGLDKDALTAAFTACTNPVEANA
- a CDS encoding WD40 repeat domain-containing protein, with the translated sequence MSEYDNDSTPGLTTFSFDAFVTGAAVSKSSPMAGFGLGDGRVALVDPRTPETPNIVSLGEDCGILSFAAAPKSGFIAGTDDGRFLKITDSGEVLELLSIPGKWIEPIAVATRGPLMAAGAGNDVYLFADDADEAPEKLGPHPGTVTGLAVAPGGTIVACAHHGGMSLWKLEDGFSDPKTLEWPGSNQFTAFSPGGRYLVCATQDKTLYGLDFETSKQFGLTGYPNKVTSLGFTADESLLLTDAEQAFVAWVLPRGQSDDAVVFSPIEEALMTAIAPHPKFPLAVGGFTGGVVMLADMNKQTATPMTILDGDKISCLNWSHDGLFLVGGSEDGDGFLLNMMQFLGMA
- a CDS encoding transposase, producing KQVGDTQILIPKPPKKKDSRHQRQKARQRFRRRAGIEPVIGHLKHDHRMARSYLKGAVGDTINLFMACAAFNLRKLMRKLGSLFALLAFLLLGGGANQRPAASIT
- the tmcC gene encoding TmcC family electron transfer complex membrane anchor subunit, giving the protein MNAIYDFVSGPLCWIAFIVFIGGSAWRLYSMYNEAKKKDVNSLAYMDKHYALRSILNWLIPFRALGWKENPGMTVATFLFHICLILTPLFLLGHIVLLEQNLGISYPALPDGLADFMTIIVIAACVYFYWRRKSQPDVKFLTTRKDWFALCVAFLPFFTGFLAYHGIGGDKFMTILHILAGELMLVAIPFTRLSHMIFGLFSRAYMGSEFGGIRRVQDW
- the tmcD gene encoding electron transfer complex subunit TmcD is translated as MDDEVIHDIGKEKTMLDVSKWDWQPGERQIAEPGAWSEKFEWVEELTASPDGEKIAAVVRTEDAESTVCVNGEAWEETFERVWGLKFSPDGRLAGLCQTMGEWTMGVDGETWSENYAYIWATKFGPQGSIAAAVQQDGEYGMGVEGELWETMYENANDFTLAPNGKSTCAVVQVKSLGQADVEGFLAGVFSVAINGVAWDRTFVNCWTPVFDANSTKVACQVRLTPFDYTIAVDGEPWSKTFGCVWDPLFNPADGSVLAPVRQGGKWGLAKNGDILWQPAYFQLWHTQASMSGDIYAIGAPVYGEFTVIANDKAWNDLFPAVIDLAVSPDGKRASAIGKKDYDYSLVVDDAIVAGPYPMIWKAVFSPDSKHYASKIELPGKKFTYFVDGKLYGRTFDQVFDPVFSPDSGKVLIRGVDGGTYVRIVVPVNEF